Within the Amyelois transitella isolate CPQ chromosome 3, ilAmyTran1.1, whole genome shotgun sequence genome, the region AGAAATATGGCAAGTTGAAAATACATCTTTAAAGAAACTGCAATATCTGCCTATCcatccgagaaagaggcgtgatgtaagaaagaatgattttttaatagttaagGGAattttcacagcatgtttggGCAATAAAACGGATACAACTGGGAAGAAACTTCCCTGTTGTCATCCCGGGGGATAGCGCTAGGGGGGACTACGGAGAATACTCGTAAtcttaaacatatttacaCCCTGTACatgaataaaacttattatatttggttaataaacaataaaagagTTACAAATACCAGTATCCATCAGAAAAAAATCCAGGGCATTTCCAAATATGTATAGACCCGGTGGACCTGGGAGTTTATCGAACTGTTCATGTTTGACCAGGCGGGCCAAGAAAATGAGGCAAAATAATATCACAATCAACCACAGAAATAACTCCATAGTGAGACGTGCGCCGCCTCCAActtaacattaaataattgagCATATACACTGATACCGTACTTATACCCATTCGTAATCTATAAATAGTGTTTATCGGATAAATTGGACTTTAAtgaattgtttataaattttagctcatttttttcatagtaaataattataatgtcaGACATTTAGCTCATGAAGCCTCATCAACAAACGGAGtgttaactttaaaataataaaactataattatatgGATACTCTAAGAATAAAAGTCGTTTTCATTATTTGATATGGATATAATAAACTCAAAcgagattaaaaattatattaatcaaatCAATCAATGCTTATTGCTGTCTTTCAATGACATTGAGtcatttattgtatttgttaTGACATAACACGATACCTAACTGGAgaaatttccttttatttacaTCCAGCTTTCATCCAGCATGGCACAAAATGCAGCAGAAAAATTACCTGATGCCATGGTTTGAGGACTAACAATAATCTAAGACATAGCATGAAGCCATATCGTCGggctaataaattatttatgatgCAAGTACGTATTCTTTCTAATTTCTAAGCAATGGGAATTTTGTAGGTATTTCGgaaaggtaggtacttaaagaAACTATATATTACTCGACAATCGAACAGAAAGCACTGCCTACTTTTATCTGTGGCTGTAATTCTAAATCTATTAATATAGCATACACGATATAGCATAGCATGAATAgacattcattttttttatataaagatcattaataatttttattacctgACGTCCCTAGAATGGGGGCGATTATTTCATTTCGTAACTTATCAGTTCACATCTCTACCTATGAACAATAGTTTCGGTATTTTCCTTTGACGATCCGGCCTGAAATTCCTTTGCATTGTGCGCCAGTTGGTTCTATTATGAAGCTTTTCCTTTACCTTTTCGCTTATCATCTAATCCCTCCGTGTTCACCAGAGTAACACAGGAATGAGTGTCGGGTTCCCACGAGGGGGAGTAACGACACATTCCATGAAGATgataatttaacatacatacaaaaaatcaagCCTACCTAAGAGGTAAAGACCGACCTACCGAGGGGTTGGCAAAAACTACATCTTCCACTTTACACAATCCCTGAATACTTatttgcttcattcacattcgtaactctataattataagtaaaacaGGAAATAAAGTTGTTCGGCAGCTGCGCTCGACGTCAGGACTTGCGAGGCTGAAGGTTCTGGTGCGGGAGTTCGCCACCGACGTGCACGCCCTCTGGCGGTACGGCGCGCCGTTTCCCACCTTCCTCAAACTGATCGGCACGTTAATTCTATGTCTGCTCGCTGTGATGCCTCTCATCTACCCCATTTTTGTGGTGCTCGTCACCTACTTCACATTCGAAGGACTTTATCTTAGgtaactttgtttttattattgaaagtGACGGTGAATCGTAGAAATATGTAATTGTGTGCAGAAGTTATCTTAAGCGTAACGAAGCCTCCAGCAAAAGTAGTCTcgttattatgaaataaatattttcaataaaatccgAATGCACCAATCATTCCACCATGCTTCCATCATCCACAAATGCAAcactgaaattaaattattagctAAAGAGATACTTACTGAATATTTCTTAAGTATCTAATACCTAGATATATCCATTACGATGCGAGAGAAAAGCGACGAAAAGGGGatacaaatataatcacgtctataaacTTTGCGgggaagtggtcctattcttttttttattggtgccggaaaccacaggGCACGAAAACGAAACGAAAAGGGGATAATATGTAGATATTATGTTCTGTGAACTATACCAATAGAAATCGTTAACTGATGTGTAGTTCCagtgtataataaaaaggtaCAACCATTCATACTATTTCTTTAATCAATACGGATTTATATAAGTttgaaattcattattttaatttttttatttcactgaGTTTGTTCTCCTGCAGTGGAAACTAAATTTTTCTGGTTATATTGTTAATCGTTTAAATTGgcttttatattacttaattgaaaatattttcagctGGAGATTAGACCAACCCAAACTGTTTTACCCGTCGAATATACTGAGACGTGCTCTATCCAAAGTATTCCGGCCAAACCATGTGCAGGACGTGTGGAAAGTCCGCGAGGTCCTCACCAGGGGCGTCCTCCTTGCCCATTCCCTGGCCACATCAGTTGACTACCTCTGTGTCATGCAAGGCCTTTTGGACGAAACTTAAGTTATTGTCGTCATATGTACTAACGAAAGTTGATCAGCAAGAAATTTACGGTAAATCAAGATCTCATAGTCAggatacatataaaaaatagtggCTGAATGATCGCTCGATCAAAACTCAGACGGAGCTATGAAATACAGGCCTTCTGGGCATTTTAGGGAAGCACTAAGACCCCCGACATTTATAATGggaacagaaaaaaaagagaGTACAATATCGCGTGCAATTTATAGCTAGTTCCGAACAAGCCACAAAAACATACCTAGTAGTGCGTGACTAGAAACATCCATTGTATAATTTACCTTTATGCAGTTTATCAGTTTTTTTGACGATCGGCGACTTTATCACGAAGAGGACTAAACTAGCTCTTGAGATACCGTTATGGCTGTGAAATAGCGTCGCTCTTCGCCGCAGTGGCTCAGTTGGTGGGAGATGCCTCCAATGGAACACGCCATGCCCATTTGGACCTTTATCGCGGTGTTAGCACTCAGCCAAACGTAAGTACTGGATTGTTTATACACTTTTCGACGATAATTTCAAGGTTAAGCAATGCAGTAAGCGATTTCATCTATTTGCATGTATTTTTAGCTAGCTTTGTTGAATTAGgtaactataaataattttttgttgaaaactTTACCCATAAAAATGTCCGTTTTAATCTCAGTTCCGTCATTGGGTgttccagctgaacgtgatctttcagtattttaaacaatgttggctcagtcttacccgtaagagataaagacgtgattattatgtaatatatattaaaccaggaggaagatgTTTGTAAAAATGACAAATGTTTGAAAACGAGACTTTCACTTTGTCGAGTATTTCgatattataatgttaataactagaactttttatacaaattgtttcttatacaaatttcatataattaatGTGTTTCAAATTGATGTCAACACCAGACCAGCGACATCGAACACATGCTCTAAGCGCTGCAGGATGACTGTAATTGAAAGTAACCTTTACATGttgtgaattaattaaattgttatggTGTCATAACTATACGATACATATATAACGAAAATATTTGACTAAATATAAAGATACAACTTGGGTGTTAGATGTTTGTCTCTTTAAGtgtttattacaatatttagtatcgttgagtatctcgtaacacaaatctcgaagttacttcgaggctaactcaatctgtgtaatatgttccgtatatatttatttatttctataaaaatttacagccTTGACACACATGATAGCTACAATTTTGCTACAAAGTATTTTCTAgataaaataggtactttcTTTTTTCCTAAGAACTAGGAACTCATAACTATCTAGTGAAATTAATTCCAcgttcttttaatttttaacgttagttttattgttaatgaaactcaaaattaataaaaatggagCCCACCTAATTCATAACTtctattaataaagtttttataaagacaaagatttaatatttcttatatgtacattacttttaaaacatGGGATTgagttgtaaaaataaacaaaaaaattgtagttgTATGTTCTGTAATTCA harbors:
- the LOC106137788 gene encoding uncharacterized protein LOC106137788, yielding MKPYRRANKLFMMQLRSTSGLARLKVLVREFATDVHALWRYGAPFPTFLKLIGTLILCLLAVMPLIYPIFVVLVTYFTFEGLYLSWRLDQPKLFYPSNILRRALSKVFRPNHVQDVWKVREVLTRGVLLAHSLATSVDYLCVMQGLLDET